In a single window of the Populus alba chromosome 16, ASM523922v2, whole genome shotgun sequence genome:
- the LOC118036592 gene encoding tRNA (guanine(9)-N1)-methyltransferase isoform X2: MEGEKETKQNDQNTLVNQPNSQPTTLSKNAKKKLLKQQKWEAKKAEKKAQMKEQKKKEGERKRTEWEEKLSSCASEEERLKLIESRRELRKERMGKRAEEKEEKTQRHRKAKEFGQNIVIDLEFADLMTNSEIHSLVQQIIYCYAVNGRCASPGHLWLTGCRGEMENQLQRLPGFDKWIIEKESQSYIEALQDQKENLVYLTADSETVLDKLDLKKIYIVGGLVDRNRWKGLTMKKANEQGIQTAKLPISSYLKMSSSQCRYSL; the protein is encoded by the exons ATGGAGGGAGAGAAAGAAACAAAGCAAAATGACCAAAACACCCTAGTGAACCAACCCAATTCACAGCCCACCACACTCTCCAAAAACGCAAAGAAGAAACTCCTGAAGCAGCAAAAATGGGAAGCAAAGAAAGCAGAGAAGAAGGCACAAATGAAggagcaaaaaaagaaagaaggagagaggaagagaaCAGAATGGGAAGAAAAACTATCAAGCTGTGCAAGTGAAGAAGAAAGGTTGAAGCTTATAGAGTCGAGGAGAGAGTTAAGGAAAGAGAGAATGGGAAAGAGggcagaagagaaagaagagaagacgCAGAGGCATAGGAAAGCTAAAGAATTTGGTCAGAATATTGTGATTGATCTTGAGTTTGCTGATCTCATGACTAACAGTGAGATTCATAGTCTTGTTCAACAG ATCATTTACTGTTATGCTGTGAATGGAAGATGTGCATCCCCTGGTCACCTCTGGTTGACTGGGTGCAGGGGGGAAATGGAGAACCAATTGCAAAGGCTCCCAGGATTTGATAAATGGATTATTGAgaaggaaagtcaatcatatATTGAAGCATTGCAAGatcaaaaggaaaatttggTGTATCTTACAGCAGATTCTGAAACAGTGCTAGACAAACTTGATctgaagaaaatatatattgttggtGGGTTAGTGGATCGGAATCGGTGGAAAGGCTTAACCATGAAGAAAGCAAACGAGCAAGGAATCCAAACAGCAAAACTTCCTATAAGCAGTTACTTGAAGATGTCAAGTTCTCAG TGCAGGTACTCACTGTGA
- the LOC118036594 gene encoding nuclear transcription factor Y subunit B-6, producing MDRGGFHGYRKLPNTSSEINMRLAEINHSTTNKFLTTTDDISECTVREQDRFMPIANVIRIMRKMLPPHGKISDDAKETIQECVSEFISFITSEANERCQREQRKTITAEDVLYAMSKLGFDDYIEPLTIYLHRYRELEGERGSMRGEPLMKTRNSNHNNTVDQYGTMAVVGAAYAPAFHVSHHPHPHHHGFFGGAPIGAGYMTMRDANSNASSSHSAALANVEAFAQHQ from the exons ATGGACCGTGGAGGCTTTCATGGCTACCGCAAGCTCCCCAACACAAGCTCAG AGATCAACATGAGGCTGGCTGAGATCAACCACAGCACCACCAACAAGTTTCTTACAACCACCGATGACATCAGTGAATGTACTGTAAGGGAGCAAGACAGGTTCATGCCAATAGCCAATGTTATCAGGATCATGCGCAAGATGCTGCCTCCACATGGGAAAATCTCCGATGATGCCAAAGAAACAATCCAAGAATGCGTGTCTGAGTTCATTAGCTTCATCACTAGTGAAGCCAACGAACGCTGCCAGCGCGAGCAACGCAAGACTATAACAGCTGAGGATGTGCTTTATGCGATGAGCAAACTAGGGTTTGATGACTACATCGAACCCTTGACCATCTATCTTCACCGATACCGCGAGCTCGAGGGCGAGCGCGGCTCGATGAGAGGTGAGCCACTGATGAAGACCAGGAACAGTAATCATAATAATACTGTTGATCAGTATGGAACAATGGCTGTGGTTGGCGCTGCTTATGCACCAGCATTTCATGTCAGCCatcatcctcatcctcatcatcaTGGATTCTTTGGTGGGGCTCCTATAGGAGCTGGATACATGACCATGAGAGATGCTAATTCCAATGCTAGTTCCTCCCATTCTGCTGCATTGGCTAACGTTGAAGCATTTGCTCAGCATCAGTAA
- the LOC118036592 gene encoding tRNA (guanine(9)-N1)-methyltransferase isoform X1, translating into MEGEKETKQNDQNTLVNQPNSQPTTLSKNAKKKLLKQQKWEAKKAEKKAQMKEQKKKEGERKRTEWEEKLSSCASEEERLKLIESRRELRKERMGKRAEEKEEKTQRHRKAKEFGQNIVIDLEFADLMTNSEIHSLVQQIIYCYAVNGRCASPGHLWLTGCRGEMENQLQRLPGFDKWIIEKESQSYIEALQDQKENLVYLTADSETVLDKLDLKKIYIVGGLVDRNRWKGLTMKKANEQGIQTAKLPISSYLKMSSSQVLTVNQVVEILLKFVETKDWKTSFFQVIPQRKRGETDPEELKRVDREQLEDGNEPSEKKRQCDEVSSTQQN; encoded by the exons ATGGAGGGAGAGAAAGAAACAAAGCAAAATGACCAAAACACCCTAGTGAACCAACCCAATTCACAGCCCACCACACTCTCCAAAAACGCAAAGAAGAAACTCCTGAAGCAGCAAAAATGGGAAGCAAAGAAAGCAGAGAAGAAGGCACAAATGAAggagcaaaaaaagaaagaaggagagaggaagagaaCAGAATGGGAAGAAAAACTATCAAGCTGTGCAAGTGAAGAAGAAAGGTTGAAGCTTATAGAGTCGAGGAGAGAGTTAAGGAAAGAGAGAATGGGAAAGAGggcagaagagaaagaagagaagacgCAGAGGCATAGGAAAGCTAAAGAATTTGGTCAGAATATTGTGATTGATCTTGAGTTTGCTGATCTCATGACTAACAGTGAGATTCATAGTCTTGTTCAACAG ATCATTTACTGTTATGCTGTGAATGGAAGATGTGCATCCCCTGGTCACCTCTGGTTGACTGGGTGCAGGGGGGAAATGGAGAACCAATTGCAAAGGCTCCCAGGATTTGATAAATGGATTATTGAgaaggaaagtcaatcatatATTGAAGCATTGCAAGatcaaaaggaaaatttggTGTATCTTACAGCAGATTCTGAAACAGTGCTAGACAAACTTGATctgaagaaaatatatattgttggtGGGTTAGTGGATCGGAATCGGTGGAAAGGCTTAACCATGAAGAAAGCAAACGAGCAAGGAATCCAAACAGCAAAACTTCCTATAAGCAGTTACTTGAAGATGTCAAGTTCTCAG GTACTCACTGTGAACCAGGTGGTAGAGATCCTGCTCAAGTTTGTGGAAACAAAAGATTGGAAAACTTCATTCTTTCAAGTAATTCCTCAAAGGAAAAGAGGCGAAACTGATCCAGAAGAACTCAAACGAGTAGATAGAGAACAGTTGGAGGATGGAAATGAGCCATCCGAGAAGAAAAGGCAATGCGATGAAGTTTCTTCTACACAGCAGAACTAA